From a region of the Mercurialis annua linkage group LG1-X, ddMerAnnu1.2, whole genome shotgun sequence genome:
- the LOC126655369 gene encoding pleiotropic drug resistance protein 2-like yields MAAALAADDLARISSSRQVGNTSKRSWGSTSVRELWNAPDVFEKSSRHHHIMEEDDEEELRWAAIERLPTYDRVRKGILKQVLSNGKIVQNEIDVTQLGIHEKKQLMESILKFVEEDNERFLLRLRNRTDRVGIEIPRIEVRFENLSIEGDAQIGSRALPTILNSYLNAAEAVLGKFGLSPSKKRVVKILQGVNGIVKPSRLALLLGPPGSGKTTLLKALAGKLEDDLRVSGKITFCGHEFSEFVPQRTCAYISQHDLHSGELTVRETLNFSGRCLGVGSRYEMLLELSRREKEAGIKPDPEIDAYMKAIAVAGQEASMITDHILKMLGLDVCADIMVGDDMRRGISGGQKKRVTTGEMLVGPAQAFFMDEISTGLDSSTTFQIVKFMRQMVHIMDTTMVISLLQPAPETYDLFDDIILLSDAQIVYQGPRENVLEFFEYMGFKCPERKGVADFLQEVTSKKDQEQYWFRKDQPYRYTTVPEFAEAFNSFHIGDNILEDLRIPFDKSRTHRAALVKEKYGITNWELFKACFSREWLLMKRNSFIYIFKTTQITIMAIITFTLFLRTEMKAGQRADGGKFFGALFFSLLNVMFNGFAELAMTLFRLPVFFKQRDSLFYPAWAFALPIAILRIPLSFLESAIWIILTYYTIGFAPSASRFFKQFLAFFGLHQMGLSLFRCIAAIARTEVAANSVGFLVLLMVFMLGGFIVSKNDIVSWLRWGYYASPMTCGQNAISINEFLDDRWNTPTGNPSAPTVGISLLKERGLYTTESWYWYSIAALFGFTILFNILIVVALTFLNAPGDKKTVSSDDNSDDDIKKSLSNSGGIELARTNAQEHNISNSQSKKGMVLPFQPLSLAFNHVNYYVDMPAEMKTRGVEENRLQLLRDVSGTFRPGTLTALIGVSGAGKTTLMDVLAGRKTGGYIEGTLCISGYPKKQDTFARISGYCEQNDIHSPFVTVYESLLYSSWLRLAADVNAETRKMFVEEVMELVELNPIRNAIVGLPGVDGLSTEQRKRLTIAVELVANPSIIFMDEPTSGLDARAAAIVMRTVRNTVDTGRTVVCTIHQPSIDIFEAFDELLLMKRGGQVIYGGSLGRHSHKLVEYFEAIPGVPKIKDGYNPATWMLEVSSIVMEAQLSVDFAELYANSGLYQRNQELIKELSTPPPGTKDLYFPTKYSQNFITQCKANFWKQNWSYWRNTKFNTIRFIMTIAIGILFGLVFWSKGDQFQKQQDLLNLLGATYSALMFLGAINGMAVTSVVAIERTVFYRERAAGMYSEFPYAFSQVAIETIYVAIQAVIYSGIVYSMIGLEWKADKFLYFCYFIFMCFTYYSLYGMMAVALTPGQQVASIVMSFFLSLWNLFSGFILPRPLIPIWWRWYYWASPVAWTIYGIFASQIGDYKTMLEIPESEPVAVNVYLKQVFGYEHDFLVYVVIAHVGWVLLFFFVFAYSIRYLNFQRR; encoded by the exons ATGGCAGCTGCATTAGCAGCAGATGATTTAGCAAGAATAAGTAGTAGCAGACAAGTGGGGAATACTAGCAAGAGAAGCTGGGGATCAACGAGTGTAAGAGAGCTATGGAATGCGCCTGATGTGTTTGAGAAAAGTTCAAGGCACCACCATATTATGGAggaagatgatgaagaagagCTGAGATGGGCTGCTATAGAGAGATTACCAACTTATGACAGggttagaaaagggattttgAAGCAGGTTTTGAGTAATGGAAAAATTGTGCAGAATGAAATTGATGTTACTCAGCTTGGGATTCATGAAAAGAAGCAGCTTATGGAGAGTATACTTAAGTTTGTTGAGGAAGATAATGAGAGGTTCTTGTTGAGGCTCAGGAATAGAACTGACAG GGTAGGAATTGAGATCCCTAGGATTGAAGTGAGATTTGAGAATTTGTCAATTGAAGGAGATGCACAGATTGGGAGTAGAGCACTTCCAACTATTCTTAACTCTTACCTCAATGCAGCAGAG gctgttcTTGGAAAATTTGGGCTTTCTCCATCAAAGAAAAGGGTTGTTAAGATACTACAAGGTGTCAATGGCATAGTGAAGCCATCAAG GCTAGCATTGCTTCTCGGGCCACCGGGATCAGGGAAAACAACTCTGCTAAAAGCACTTGCAGGGAAACTTGAAGATGATTTAAGG GTTTCAGGGAAAATCACCTTCTGTGGCCATGAATTTTCTGAGTTTGTTCCTCAAAGAACCTGTGCTTATATTAGTCAGCATGACCTTCATAGTGGCGAGCTGACAGTCCGTGAAACGTTGAATTTCTCTGGACGTTGTCTGGGAGTTGGATCCAGATATGAGATGCTATTGGAGTTGTCGAGAAGAGAGAAAGAAGCTGGTATCAAACCTGACCCTGAAATTGATGCATATATGAAGGCTATTGCTGTGGCTGGTCAGGAAGCCAGTATGATTACTGATCATATTCTGAAG ATGCTTGGATTGGATGTTTGTGCTGATATTATGGTGGGAGATGACATGAGAAGGGGGATCTCCGGTGGTCAAAAAAAGAGAGTTACCACTG GAGAGATGTTGGTTGGACCAGCACAAGCATTTTTCATGGATGAAATTTCAACAGGGCTAGACAGCTCTACTACATTCCAAATAGTCAAGTTCATGAGGCAGATGGTTCATATCATGGATACTACAATGGTTATCTCTCTTCTGCAGCCTGCACCGGAGACATATGATCTCTTCGACGACATTATCCTACTTTCAGACGCTCAGATTGTGTACCAAGGTCCAAGAGAGAATGTGCTCGAGTTCTTTGAATATATGGGATTCAAATGTCCAGAAAGGAAGGGTGTTGCTGACTTTCTGCAAGAAGTAACTTCCAAGAAGGACCAAGAACAATATTGGTTTAGAAAGGACCAACCATACAGATATACCACAGTACCTGAGTTTGCAGAAGCCTTCAATTCATTTCACATCGGTGACAATATCTTGGAAGATCTTAGAATTCCGTTTGATAAGTCTAGAACTCACCGTGCTGCTTTGGTTAAAGAAAAGTATGGCATAACCAATTGGGAACTCTTTAAGGCATGCTTTTCCAGAGAATGGTTGTTGATGAAGCGCAACTCGTTTATCTACATTTTCAAGACTACCCAGATAACCATCATGGCCATAATTACATTCACTCTATTCTTGAGAACTGAAATGAAAGCTGGTCAGAGAGCAGATGGAGGAAAGTTTTTTGGAGCACTTTTCTTCAGTCTCCTTAATGTCATGTTCAATGGTTTTGCAGAGCTCGCAATGACGCTCTTTAGGCTTCCTGTATTCTTCAAGCAGAGAGATTCCTTGTTTTACCCTGCATGGGCGTTTGCCCTGCCGATTGCCATCCTCAGAATTCCCCTTTCATTTCTGGAATCTGCAATTTGGATCATCCTTACATACTACACCATAGGCTTTGCTCCTTCTGCTAGTAG GTTTTTCAAACAGTTCTTGGCATTCTTTGGATTACATCAGATGGGTCTTTCTCTCTTCCGTTGCATAGCAGCCATTGCAAGAACAGAAGTTGCTGCAAATTCTGTTGGATTTCTGGTCCTGCTAATGGTCTTTATGCTTGGAGGCTTCATTGTTTCTAAAA ACGACATTGTGTCATGGTTGAGATGGGGTTATTATGCTTCTCCAATGACATGTGGACAAAATGCCATTTCTATAAATGAGTTTCTTGATGACAGATGGAATACT CCAACTGGAAATCCTAGCGCACCTACAGTGGGAATTTCCCTCCTTAAGGAAAGAGGCCTATATACAACTGAAAGCTGGTATTGGTATAGTATTGCAGCACTTTTTGGGTTTACAATTCTTTTCAACATTCTTATCGTTGTAGCGCTGACATTTTTGAATG CTCCTGGTGACAAGAAGACTGTGAGTTCGGATGACAATTCTGATGATGATATTAAGAAGTCTCTATCAAATTCAGGAG GAATTGAATTGGCAAGGACAAATGCTCAAGAGCATAACATCTCAAATAGTCAGTCAAAAAAAGGAATGGTTTTGCCTTTCCAGCCTCTTTCGCTCGCTTTTAATCATGTGAATTATTACGTGGATATGCCTGCG GAAATGAAAACTCGTGGTGTTGAAGAGAACCGGCTACAACTGCTACGAGATGTCAGTGGAACTTTTAGACCCGGTACTCTGACAGCATTAATTGGAGTCAGTGGGGCTGGAAAGACCACGTTGATGGATGTGCTAGCTGGCAGAAAGACCGGTGGTTACATTGAAGGAACTTTATGTATTTCTGGTTACCCGAAGAAACAAGACACATTTGCTCGGATAAGCGGTTACTGTGAGCAGAATGACATTCATTCTCCATTTGTTACTGTTTATGAATCTCTGTTATACTCTTCCTGGCTACGTCTTGCTGCTGATGTGAACGCGGAAACAAGAAAG ATGTTTGTAGAAGAAGTTATGGAATTGGTAGAGCTTAATCCAATACGGAACGCCATAGTTGGACTTCCCGGAGTGGATGGCCTTTCGACAGAGCAGCGAAAGAGGCTGACTATAGCCGTAGAGTTGGTTGCTAATCCTTCTATCATCTTTATGGATGAGCCCACATCAGGCCTTGATGCTCGAGCTGCTGCCATTGTTATGCGTACTGTGAGGAACACTGTGGACACAGGACGAACAGTTGTATGCACAATTCATCAACCCAGCATAGATATCTTTGAGGCTTTTGATGAG CTGTTGCTAATGAAAAGAGGAGGACAGGTGATTTATGGTGGATCTCTCGGTCGGCATTCGCATAAGCTGGTTGAATATTTTGAG GCCATACCAGGTGTTCCCAAGATCAAGGATGGTTATAATCCTGCTACTTGGATGTTAGAGGTCAGCTCTATTGTTATGGAGGCTCAACTTAGTGTGGATTTTGCAGAACTTTATGCCAACTCTGGTCTCTATCA GAGAAATCAGGAGCTCATCAAGGAACTGAGCACTCCACCACCAGGCACCAAGGATCTTTACTTCCCTACCAAATACTCCCAAAACTTTATAACTCAATGCAAGGCTAATTTTTGGAAACAGAACTGGTCATACTGGAGGAACACAAAATTTAACACTATTCGGTTCATTATGACAATTGCCATTGGTATTTTGTTTGGTCTTGTATTCTGGAGCAAAGGAGATCAATT TCAAAAGCAACAGGACCTGTTAAATCTTTTGGGAGCTACATATTCTGCTCTTATGTTCCTTGGAGCTATCAATGGTATGGCTGTAACATCTGTTGTGGCTATAGAGAGAACAGTCTTCTATCGCGAAAGAGCAGCCGGAATGTATTCAGAATTTCCTTACGCATTTTCACAG GTGGCTATAGAGACAATTTATGTTGCAATCCAAGCTGTTATATATTCTGGAATTGTTTACTCGATGATTGGATTGGAATGGAAAGCGGACAAATTTCTATACTTTTGTTACTTCATTTTCATGTGCTTCACCTACTATTCACTCTATGGGATGATGGCTGTTGCCCTAACTCCAGGCCAGCAAGTTGCCTCAATTGTTATGTCTTTCTTCCTCAGTTTATGGAACTTGTTCTCCGGTTTCATTCTCCCCAGGCCG CTGATTCCTATATGGTGGAGATGGTACTACTGGGCTTCTCCAGTAGCTTGGACTATTTACGGAATCTTCGCATCTCAAATTGGTGATTACAAAACCATGCTCGAAATACCTGAATCAGAGCCTGTTGCTGTGAATGTATACCTGAAGCAGGTTTTTGGCTATGAACATGATTTTCTCGTATACGTTGTTATTGCACATGTTGGTTGGGTTCTGCTCTTCTTCTTTGTCTTTGCTTACAGCATCAGATACCTCAACTTTCAGAGAagatga